A window of Candidatus Methylacidiphilales bacterium genomic DNA:
GGAAGGGGACAGAAAGGATTCCTCTGGCACAGCCTTCCAGGTTTCGTCCGTGCAGATCGAAAGTTGTTCTCCACAAGTTCCTTCCACATCGAGCCAAGCCGTCAAACCGGGCTCATGCCCTTGGATGCGTCCGTTGGGCGAATCCCGGTGCACCAGAATGGCCAGCGTGTTCGTACCAGAACGAAGCGAACCGGAAACATCGATCACATCGTAACACGGCTCCTTGTTCTCGTAGCGCGCAGGGCCGCGCAGGACATAAATTCCATTAAGGTAAAGCCGGTAGCGGGTGAAGGCAAAAAGGTGAAGCGTGGCCTTTGCTGGTTCAAAAGGAAGGTCCCAAGTCTTGCGGAAGGCCGCGTGCAGGTCCCCTCGTTCTGGTTTGGGGTGGGAACACCAAATCCATGAGTCGGCCAGAGACTTTGGGATGTGGTTGTTCATACTGGCCAGATCAGGAGAGAGATCGAACGGTCTCCCCGCCACGCCAGACCCCTTCCAGCATGACCGTTTTGGGATGTTCCGGCACCCCGCTTTCATTCCGGTGGATCTGGCCCAAGACCAAGTCCACCGCTGCCGCACCGACCATCTCATGCAACTGGTCCACCCCCGCCAAGGTGGTGGGCGGATGGACGTCCATGTCCGCCACCCCGATATCGCCGGGCACATTCAGATTCATCTCTGCGAGCCAGCGCAGGATGTGAGGTCCCATACCCAGGCTGATGACCGCATCCGGATGGGCCGACTCCACCCATGCCTTGAATTGGGAATATTGGTGCCCTTCATCTCCGAGTCCGGTCACCAAGATGGGAATCCGGTGGTTGCGGGACTGTTCCGATTGGTGCAAGAGGTAGGCGGCAGTGAAGGCCCGTTCGGCCAATAATTCGGAAAGCCGCAGGATCATCAACCCGATGCGCTGGTAACCCAGCCGGGTCATCTCGCGGAGCACCAACGAGATGGTATGATCGTGCCGGTTCATGGCACTATGGAGCATGGGGTGCTTGAATTGAAAACCGATGGTGGCCGAAGCGAAGTGGTCCCATTCCAACTCCAGGTTTTCCTCCGGATTGGGTATCGTGGGAATGACGACACCGTTGATACCTCGGGCGTGGAGGATGGATGAAAGCCGCAGGGCATTCATGTCTTTGCCACGAAGGTAGAACGATTGCAGGTCGTAGCCGAGGGTTTTAGCCTGGGATTCCACTCCCTGGAGGTAGCGGCGATAAAACGGATTGGCATACCAATCCTTGTCCGAGGGATCGCCC
This region includes:
- a CDS encoding LacI family DNA-binding transcriptional regulator; amino-acid sequence: MAPDAPSLASLAKAAGVAPSTVSRALANSARIPVSTRIRIQQLAKEMNYRPNPFGSAMAARLRLSRSSRSHATLACIHTGDPSDKDWYANPFYRRYLQGVESQAKTLGYDLQSFYLRGKDMNALRLSSILHARGINGVVIPTIPNPEENLELEWDHFASATIGFQFKHPMLHSAMNRHDHTISLVLREMTRLGYQRIGLMILRLSELLAERAFTAAYLLHQSEQSRNHRIPILVTGLGDEGHQYSQFKAWVESAHPDAVISLGMGPHILRWLAEMNLNVPGDIGVADMDVHPPTTLAGVDQLHEMVGAAAVDLVLGQIHRNESGVPEHPKTVMLEGVWRGGETVRSLS